GGCCAGCGCGAGCAGCCGGGCGGCCGCGGGCCGCGCCGCACGCTCCTCGGCCCAGAGTGCGGTCCGCAGCCGCTGGCTCACGGCCTGCTGCGTGATCCCGAGCCGGGCGGCGAGCTCGTCCTGCCGCGGCGCGTCGGCCCCTCCCTCGGCGGCGTCGACAGCCGCCCACCCCGCCGCCGTGCGTCGCGCGGTCGTCGCGGCGATGAGGACGAGCACCCCCTCGGCGTCGGCGGCCGCCGACGGGTCCGCACCGCGGACCGCGAGCGGGACGGAACGCGCGCGGCTCTTCGCCGCCTCCACCGCCTCGCGCGCCAGGACGAACGCGGCGCCGCTCCCCGCCCGCGTCGAGTCCGGGAGCGGTCGCACCACGGCGCCGCACCCGATGCCGACGCTCCAGCCGCCCGCCCGCACGACGCGCAGCGCGAGGTCGACGGCCACGCGCGGGTCGCTCAGGAGCCCCTGGACCTCGTCGCCCACGGTGCGCTCGAACGGCCGCACGACGCCGTCCGCCCGCTCGTCGTCGCCGGGGCCGTGCGCGAGGGCGCCCAGCGTCTCGAGGAGCTCCGGGACGCGGTCGCCGACCCGCCTGCTCCCCCGCTGGTCGATGGTCAGCACCCACATGAGACAAGCCTATGGCCTTGTCGCAGTCCGCACAAGGCTCCCGGCTTGGGCGGCCGCACGCCTCAAGCGAACGCTCCCTGGTGCCGATGGATCGGGCATGGAGTGGTGGGGGGCGCTGGCCGTCGGTGTGCTCGCCATCACGGTGTTCTGGTTGCCCGGGCTCGCCCTAGGCCGCGTCGCCGGGCTGCGCGGCCTGCCCCTGACGGCCTCCGCCCCGCTGCTCACGACCGGCGTGCTCGCGCCCGCCGCCGTCGCCCTCGCCGCGGTGGGTGTCCCGTGGGGCCCCGCGAGCGCCGCCTGCGTCGTCGCCCTGGCCGTCGTGTGCGCGGCGCTCGTGCGCGCGTGGCTCGCACGGCGGTACGGGCGCGGCCCCGTCCCGCCCGTCCCGCCCGGGGCTCCCGGCGGCGGTGCGGGCTCGCGCCGCGCGTGGTGGCTGGTGCTCGCGGTGACGACCGGCACGCTCGGGCAGGTCGTGCCCGTCGCGCTCGGCCTCGGGCGTCCCGGGCGGATCCTGACGGCGCACGACGCGGTGGCCCACGCCGTCATGCTGCGGGGTGTCCGCGACACGGGGTCGGCGTCGAGCCTCGACGTCGCCGGGGCGCACGCGCTCGACGGGGTGTCGCACAGCTTCTACGGGGCCGGGTGGCACGGCGTGGCCGCGCTCCTCGGGACCTGGCCCGACGCTTCGTCGGTGCTCAACGTGGCGTTCGTGGTGCCGTGCGCTCTGGCCTGGACGCTCGGGGTCGCGGCGCTCACCCAGGCGGTGTTCCCGGCGCGGCCGCGCGCGTGGTGCTGGGCCGCGGTCGCCTCGGCCGGGGGCGTCGCCCTCCCGCTGTACCTGGTCCTGCGCCCCGAGGGCATGGTCGCGAACGCGTTCGGGGTGGCCCTCGTGCCGGCGCTGCTCGCGCTCGTCACCGGCCGGCCGCCGGGCGGGCCGGTGCTGCGGTGGGGCCTCGTCGTGGTCGCGGGCGCCGGGCTCGTCCTGGTCCACCCCAACGCCGCGGCCTCCGCCGGACTGGTCCTGACGCCGTGGTTCGTCCCGCGGGTCGTGGGCTGGTGCCGCGGGCGCCGCCGCCGGACGGTCCTCGTCCTCGGGAGCCTCGTGCTGGGGGCGGTCACCGCCGCCGTCCTCGCCCGTGCGCTGCTCGCGGGGCGGACGGCCGCGATCCCGGTGCTGGGCGCCGAGCCGGAGGCACCGCTGCCCGCGTGGGAGGCGCTCCTGCTCGTGCTCGGTGGCGACGCGACGGAGATGGGCTGGGCGTCCGGGATGCCGGTCGTGCTGGCCGGCGTGCTGGGCGCCGTCCTCGTCCGGCGGTGCCGCGAGCCGCGCTGGCTGCTCGTCTCGGCCGCGCTGATGACCGCGTGGTTCCTGGCCGCCACGTCGCCGTGGCCGTACCTGACCGACGTCGACCGCCTCTGGTACGGCGAGCCGCGCCGCTTCGCGCCCGTGATGGCCGCGACGCTCCTCCCCCTCGCGGCGCGGGGCATCGACGCGCTGCCGAGCGCGTGGCACGCCCTCCGGCGGCACCGCGCCGGCTCGGGCGCCGCGACGGCCGAGGCCCCGCGCGCGCTCCCCCTCGCGGGCGCGCGCAGGCTCGTCCCGGGGGCGGTGCTGCTGCTCGTGGCCGGCGTGCCCGCCGCGCTCGGGCTCGTGCAGCTCGTGCGGTTCTCCTACACGGGCGCGGGCCAGAGCGTCGTCGCGGACGACGCCGAGCTGGCGATGATGCACCGGCTCGGGGACCGCCTCGACCCGCGGGGCGCGGTCCTGGGCTCGTCGTTCTCCGGGGCGGCGCACCTCTACGCGCTCCACGGCCAGGCCGTCGTCCCGCGCGACTACGCGACGGTCGAGGACGACGACCTGAGGTACGTCCGGACGCATCTCGAGGACCTGGGGGCGGACGCCGCCCTGTGCGACGCCCTCGACCGGCTCGGTGTCCGGTACCTGTACGTCGATGCGCACCCGTGGAACGTCCTCCCGGAGCACCTCGAGCTCCGCACCGCACCGGCGCGCGGTGCGCGGCTGCTCGACTCCGGCGGGACGGCGAGCGTCTACGAGCTCAGCGCCTGCTGATCGCGGGGCCGCCGCTCGGACAGGAGCACGGCGGCGGGCGCGGCGAGCAGGAGCACCGTCGAGACCACGGCCCCCGAGGCGCCGAGCACGACGTACGGCCCGAGCACGAGCAGGGGCGTGGCGAGCGTCAGCGGGGTGCGCAGCCGGCGAGCGAGACCGGTCGGTGACGACCAGAGCCACAGCAGCAGCGCCACCAGCAACGGGCCGGAGTAGTAC
The Cellulomonas sp. NS3 DNA segment above includes these coding regions:
- a CDS encoding DUF6541 family protein codes for the protein MEWWGALAVGVLAITVFWLPGLALGRVAGLRGLPLTASAPLLTTGVLAPAAVALAAVGVPWGPASAACVVALAVVCAALVRAWLARRYGRGPVPPVPPGAPGGGAGSRRAWWLVLAVTTGTLGQVVPVALGLGRPGRILTAHDAVAHAVMLRGVRDTGSASSLDVAGAHALDGVSHSFYGAGWHGVAALLGTWPDASSVLNVAFVVPCALAWTLGVAALTQAVFPARPRAWCWAAVASAGGVALPLYLVLRPEGMVANAFGVALVPALLALVTGRPPGGPVLRWGLVVVAGAGLVLVHPNAAASAGLVLTPWFVPRVVGWCRGRRRRTVLVLGSLVLGAVTAAVLARALLAGRTAAIPVLGAEPEAPLPAWEALLLVLGGDATEMGWASGMPVVLAGVLGAVLVRRCREPRWLLVSAALMTAWFLAATSPWPYLTDVDRLWYGEPRRFAPVMAATLLPLAARGIDALPSAWHALRRHRAGSGAATAEAPRALPLAGARRLVPGAVLLLVAGVPAALGLVQLVRFSYTGAGQSVVADDAELAMMHRLGDRLDPRGAVLGSSFSGAAHLYALHGQAVVPRDYATVEDDDLRYVRTHLEDLGADAALCDALDRLGVRYLYVDAHPWNVLPEHLELRTAPARGARLLDSGGTASVYELSAC